A region of Flavobacterium album DNA encodes the following proteins:
- a CDS encoding heme ABC transporter ATP-binding protein, whose translation MLEATNISYAHRKFSILEGIDISVNNGELLVIVGPNGAGKSTLLSLLANEFGKTEKPVFFKKKTFKQWDDKELAHNKAKFSQSNNSDIPLSVNDVVMMGRYPYFQSVPHKEDLDAVQKAMQETDVAALKERDYNSLSGGEKQRVHLARVMCQLDNDVQSKLVFLDEPLNNLDVLHQHRILHTVKDFTEKGNTAVMVLHDLNLAAQFADRVMLLKKGKIVAHDVPDKVFTKEIISRVYNFPCTICPNPVNQNPLIIFGI comes from the coding sequence ATGTTAGAGGCAACCAACATATCGTATGCACACCGCAAGTTTTCGATACTTGAGGGAATCGACATATCGGTCAATAACGGTGAATTGCTGGTTATCGTTGGCCCAAACGGTGCCGGCAAGAGCACGCTTTTAAGCCTTTTGGCAAACGAGTTTGGCAAAACCGAAAAGCCCGTCTTCTTTAAAAAGAAAACCTTTAAACAATGGGACGATAAGGAACTGGCGCACAACAAGGCCAAGTTCTCCCAAAGCAATAATTCTGATATACCCTTATCAGTAAATGATGTGGTCATGATGGGCCGCTATCCCTATTTCCAGTCGGTACCGCATAAGGAAGACCTCGATGCCGTACAGAAAGCCATGCAGGAAACCGATGTGGCCGCACTTAAAGAACGCGATTACAACTCGCTATCCGGTGGGGAAAAGCAAAGGGTTCACCTGGCCCGCGTGATGTGCCAATTAGACAATGATGTGCAAAGCAAACTGGTGTTCCTTGATGAGCCGCTGAACAACCTCGACGTGCTTCACCAGCACCGCATACTGCATACCGTAAAGGATTTTACCGAAAAGGGTAACACTGCCGTGATGGTACTGCACGACCTGAACCTCGCCGCACAATTTGCCGACAGGGTAATGCTCCTGAAAAAAGGGAAGATAGTGGCACATGATGTGCCCGATAAGGTCTTTACTAAAGAAATAATAAGCCGGGTGTACAACTTCCCGTGTACGATATGCCCCAACCCGGTCAACCAGAACCCGTTAATAATTTTTGGAATTTAA
- a CDS encoding FecCD family ABC transporter permease has protein sequence MRNKLFLYLLSSFILLSALAVWSLYSGVFVFEKHSFLEIFNGILTNDGSIDPSERFVLMDLRLPRVVMGILIGSALAVSGTCLQGMFRNPLATPDLLGITAGASVFAAITIVLGSYIKPYIPEMLHYSLLSIMAFLGALLTMVLVYRLSTQGGRTNIIMMLLSGVAITAIGFAVMGLLIFFSKDEELRDLTFWNLGSLAGATWAKCGILAVVIGISFALLLNKGKALNAMMLGENDAQHLGIPVERIKKQIVVLTALMVGACVAFAGNISFMGLIVPYILRLIFKSRYNIILPLAAVWGSILMLTADTVSRTIAPPSEISVGVLTAFMGAPIFMMILIRNRKQM, from the coding sequence ATGCGAAATAAGCTTTTTCTATACCTTTTGTCAAGCTTTATACTGCTGTCCGCACTGGCAGTATGGTCGCTGTACAGCGGGGTTTTTGTATTTGAAAAACATTCGTTCTTAGAAATATTCAACGGGATACTGACCAACGACGGCAGCATCGATCCATCTGAACGCTTCGTGCTGATGGACCTCCGCCTGCCGCGTGTCGTTATGGGCATCCTTATCGGGAGCGCACTTGCCGTTTCGGGTACCTGCCTGCAGGGAATGTTCCGCAACCCGCTGGCAACACCCGATTTGCTCGGGATAACCGCAGGGGCATCGGTATTTGCAGCAATTACTATTGTGCTGGGAAGCTATATAAAGCCTTATATCCCCGAAATGCTGCATTATTCGCTACTAAGCATCATGGCCTTTTTGGGAGCACTACTTACCATGGTATTGGTGTACAGGCTTTCGACACAAGGCGGCCGTACCAATATTATAATGATGCTGCTTAGCGGTGTGGCCATCACAGCCATTGGCTTTGCAGTTATGGGATTGCTAATCTTTTTCAGTAAAGATGAAGAACTGCGCGACCTCACCTTCTGGAACCTGGGCAGCCTAGCCGGTGCCACATGGGCCAAATGCGGCATACTTGCTGTGGTGATAGGTATATCGTTCGCCCTACTCCTCAACAAAGGAAAGGCTCTCAATGCGATGATGCTTGGAGAAAACGACGCACAGCACCTGGGCATCCCTGTTGAACGGATAAAGAAACAGATCGTAGTACTTACAGCCCTCATGGTGGGCGCCTGCGTAGCGTTTGCCGGGAACATCAGCTTTATGGGGCTTATCGTTCCTTATATTTTAAGGCTGATCTTTAAGAGCAGGTACAACATCATATTGCCGCTCGCGGCGGTGTGGGGCAGCATATTGATGCTAACCGCCGATACCGTGAGCCGCACCATAGCCCCGCCGAGCGAAATTTCGGTAGGGGTTCTTACCGCCTTTATGGGCGCACCTATTTTTATGATGATACTAATACGCAACAGAAAACAAATGTAA
- a CDS encoding DsbA family oxidoreductase yields MKIEIWSDIMCPFCYIGKRRFEQALENFEGKENVEIEWRSYLLSPEMVTDPTKNLHQFLAEHKGISLEEATEMNNYVAKMAAETGLEYNLDKAIPANSFNAHRMLHFAAEHGKQNEAKEALFKAYFTDGKNIDDAATLTEIAASVGLDTDLLGKAMGGEAYFQDVVMDIQEARNIGVRGVPFFVFNRKYAISGAQEAEAFLDVLQKSYGEWRQANAPLDVIEGDSCGVDGEC; encoded by the coding sequence ATGAAAATTGAGATATGGAGCGACATTATGTGTCCGTTCTGCTATATAGGGAAACGCCGTTTTGAGCAGGCACTCGAAAATTTTGAGGGAAAAGAAAACGTAGAAATAGAGTGGAGGAGCTATCTCCTTTCGCCCGAAATGGTTACGGATCCCACTAAAAACCTGCACCAATTCTTAGCCGAACATAAAGGCATATCCCTTGAAGAAGCGACAGAAATGAACAATTATGTAGCGAAGATGGCTGCTGAAACCGGACTCGAATACAATCTTGATAAAGCGATTCCCGCCAACAGCTTCAACGCGCACCGTATGCTGCATTTTGCCGCAGAGCACGGAAAGCAGAATGAAGCCAAGGAAGCGCTGTTCAAAGCCTACTTTACCGACGGCAAAAACATTGACGATGCCGCCACGCTGACCGAAATCGCCGCTTCTGTTGGACTGGATACTGATCTGCTTGGCAAAGCCATGGGCGGTGAAGCCTATTTCCAGGACGTGGTGATGGATATTCAGGAAGCGCGCAATATAGGCGTGCGTGGTGTGCCGTTTTTTGTTTTCAACCGCAAGTATGCCATTAGTGGCGCACAGGAAGCCGAAGCGTTCCTTGATGTCCTTCAAAAGTCGTATGGCGAATGGCGGCAGGCCAATGCTCCCCTTGATGTTATTGAAGGTGACAGCTGTGGGGTAGATGGGGAGTGTTAG
- a CDS encoding hemin-degrading factor: protein MDTTTNTLKSQWEALKAENPHLRIRNGAEQLGVSEAELVATSIGETVTRLRPEFAAILTEVEKLGKVMGLTRNDECVHERKGVYLNPDFSSPFAGLFVGEDIDLRIFLSHWDKAYAVSETSEHGDRKSLQFFGKDGLAIHKIYLTKDSNTKAFDTLVEQFISDNQSQGETTVEVPLIIDEKPDADIDVAGFREAWSGLKDTHAFFGMLKKFGVTRTQALRLAPNEHFAKKVDNEAVVRMLEGAAERKLPIMCFVGNRGNIQIHTGLVRKTMWHNQWFNVMDPDFNLHLDTSKISQTWIVRKPTEDGDVTALEVFNEMGEIIVQFFGKRKPGIPELQEWRDLVASL from the coding sequence ATGGATACGACCACGAATACACTGAAATCACAGTGGGAGGCCCTGAAAGCCGAAAACCCGCACCTGAGGATACGCAATGGCGCCGAGCAGCTTGGCGTAAGCGAGGCTGAGCTCGTTGCTACAAGCATTGGCGAAACCGTAACGCGCCTTCGCCCGGAATTTGCCGCCATACTTACCGAAGTTGAGAAACTGGGTAAAGTAATGGGCCTGACCCGCAACGATGAGTGCGTGCACGAGCGCAAAGGCGTTTACCTTAACCCTGATTTCAGCAGCCCTTTTGCGGGATTGTTCGTGGGCGAGGATATCGACCTGCGTATTTTCCTTTCGCACTGGGACAAAGCCTATGCCGTATCTGAAACAAGCGAACACGGAGACAGGAAAAGCCTTCAGTTCTTTGGGAAAGACGGCCTTGCCATCCACAAAATATATTTGACAAAAGACAGCAATACAAAAGCCTTCGATACACTTGTTGAGCAGTTCATATCGGATAACCAAAGCCAGGGCGAAACTACAGTGGAAGTTCCGCTTATCATTGACGAGAAGCCGGATGCCGATATTGACGTGGCGGGTTTCCGGGAAGCATGGAGCGGCCTGAAAGACACGCACGCGTTCTTCGGGATGCTGAAGAAGTTTGGCGTTACCCGTACGCAGGCGCTTCGCCTTGCACCGAATGAGCATTTTGCAAAGAAAGTGGACAATGAAGCTGTAGTAAGGATGCTGGAAGGCGCTGCCGAAAGAAAGCTGCCTATCATGTGTTTTGTGGGCAACCGCGGCAACATCCAGATACATACCGGCCTGGTACGCAAAACCATGTGGCACAACCAGTGGTTCAACGTTATGGACCCGGACTTCAACCTTCATCTTGACACCAGCAAGATCTCACAAACGTGGATAGTACGTAAGCCTACTGAGGATGGTGATGTTACTGCCCTTGAGGTATTCAACGAAATGGGAGAGATTATCGTTCAGTTCTTCGGCAAAAGGAAGCCGGGCATCCCTGAGCTTCAGGAATGGAGGGATTTGGTAGCTTCTTTATAA
- a CDS encoding heme/hemin ABC transporter substrate-binding protein yields the protein MKKLNQFIVIAFVLYAMVSCKKEEKTTDTTNVKTESSAVAATQRIVSLNGAVTEVIAALGHEKEIVGRDVTSTYPESVKASAKDLGHVARGVSVEAIMALQPTLILGTEKDMTPELQAKIKASGIKSVIFKQEFSVDGAKRLIADVAAALGHKGDIKPIQDKIDTDLTDLVKFKKAPKVLFIYARGANMLMVSGTGTPIESIIQLSGSENAVTDFADFKPLTPEALIKGNPDAILLFDSGAESVKGIDGVLKIPGVDKTNAGKNKNIITMDGGLLTNFGPRTGEAAKALNQLLAKNAK from the coding sequence ATGAAGAAATTAAACCAGTTCATAGTTATAGCTTTCGTACTATACGCAATGGTTTCCTGTAAAAAAGAGGAGAAAACCACCGATACGACCAACGTTAAAACAGAAAGCAGTGCCGTTGCAGCGACACAAAGAATCGTTTCGTTAAACGGCGCCGTGACCGAAGTCATTGCTGCCCTCGGCCACGAAAAAGAGATCGTAGGCCGAGATGTTACCTCAACCTACCCGGAAAGCGTTAAGGCTTCGGCTAAAGACCTCGGGCACGTTGCCCGCGGAGTTTCCGTTGAGGCCATTATGGCATTGCAGCCAACACTTATCCTGGGTACAGAAAAAGACATGACACCCGAACTTCAGGCTAAAATAAAGGCATCGGGCATTAAGTCAGTTATTTTCAAACAGGAATTTAGCGTGGATGGTGCAAAAAGGCTTATTGCCGATGTAGCAGCAGCGCTTGGACATAAAGGCGACATCAAGCCCATACAGGATAAAATAGATACTGACCTGACTGATCTAGTTAAATTCAAAAAAGCGCCTAAAGTACTCTTCATCTATGCCCGCGGTGCCAACATGCTGATGGTGAGCGGCACAGGCACCCCAATTGAAAGTATTATACAGCTGTCCGGTAGTGAAAATGCCGTGACCGATTTTGCCGACTTCAAGCCGCTGACTCCTGAAGCGCTTATCAAAGGCAACCCTGACGCAATACTGCTGTTCGATAGCGGCGCAGAAAGTGTGAAAGGCATCGACGGCGTACTAAAAATACCGGGGGTTGACAAGACCAATGCCGGAAAGAATAAAAACATCATCACGATGGATGGCGGCTTGCTGACCAACTTTGGCCCACGAACCGGCGAAGCGGCAAAAGCGCTGAACCAGCTGCTTGCAAAAAATGCGAAATAA